The genomic window GAAATTAAATAAGGTTCTTTTTGAAGAATGCCGAAAGTTCAAGAGCAGCTTCGTTTACATAACTCTGTTTATCATAAAGATCCATATGATCTGCACCTTTTACAATATATTTGGTTTTATCTGCAGATGCTGCGCGATGAAGCAAGTCATCGCTCATCCATGCACTCCCAGCGTTGCTTCCAACTACAGCAAGCAAAGGTTGTGTAAAAAAAGCTTCGGCTTTGTTGTAAGCATCATAAGAAATGATTTGGGAAAGACTTCTTGCAGTGGCAAAACCCGGAGCAGTAGGATATTGGCATCGCGGAGTGTGATAATATTCCCAAGCGCCTCTTAATTCAGCATTTGGAGCATCTTCTTCTTTCATTGGAGCCAAAGGCATTGTGGCAATGGCAGCACCGCTTGCATCATTTGTTCTGGCATTTGAACCCGCAATAAGATAAGGAAGGGCATCAGCATCTTTTACATTGTTTTCCCAGCCATTGCGAAACATAGATCCGATATTAACTGCGCTTACCATACCAACAGCTTTAATGCGATGGTCATTGATTGCTGCGTTGGCAGTATATCCCGCACCAGCACAAATACCCATAGCGCCAATATTCTGCTGATCTACATAAGGCAATGTAGTTAAATAGTCAATTACGGCGCTTACATCTTCTGTACGGATGTATGGATTTTCCAATTGGCGTGGTTCCCCAGTACTTTCTCCCTGATAGGAAGCATCGTAGGCAATGGTAAGAAATCCCATTTCTGAAAGTTTTTTAGCATACAAACCTGAGGTCTGTTCTTTTACACCGCCTCCTGGATGTGAAACTACAATAGCAGTATGCTTTTTGGTTTCATTAAATCCTTCCGGAAAATTAATTACAGCTGACATTGAGATATTTCCATTGTTGCTGTTTTTGAAGCTTACTTTTTTCTGTGACATGATTTCTATTTGTTTAGTTTATATAACTTTTTCATTGATACAAAGTTACATCGGTACAGAAGCTCAAAACGTAGACAGAATACTCAAAAACAGATACATTTTACTGATTCTCATTTTCAAGAATAAAAAAAGCAGCCGTTAAGCTGCTTTTGGGTATAAATGATTTCTCTTCTTATTGATTACGGAATACTTTAGGTGAAAGTCCCGTTTTCTTGCGAAAAAAGCGGGCAAAATAATTTGGATAGTCAAATCCCAGACTATATGAAATTTCGCTTACAGAAAGGTTTGTATTACTTAGTTTGTCTTTTGCCAATCGGACAACAAAATCCTGAATGTGTTCACTTGGAGAACTTCCTGTAAAGTGCTTGATCAGGTCACCAAAATAATTGGGAGATAAGTTTGATTTCTGCGCAAAATAAGCCACTGACGGCAATCCCGCAATACTGTCTTCTTGATTGAAAAAATCTTCTAAGTGATTGTTGAAATCCGAAATTACCTTATGATAGATCTTGCTTCTCGTATCAAACTGGCGGTCATAAAAGGCCTGTGTATAAGTTAGTATAAGAGTAATGTAGGAAATGATAATATCTTTAGAATAATATTGCTTTGAAAATTCATTGTATGCTTTTTTATAAAGATCCCACAATAATGCTTCTTCTTCTTTGGTTAGAAATAATGCTTCGTGATGGCTGTCATAATGGGTGAAATTATAATTTTTAGCCATCTTACTCAAATATTTGCCACTTACCATTATGGCATATCCTGAAGAAGGGGGAGCAATATCCCATCCTATGGAGTTGTGCGGGCAGTCCACATACATATAAGAATTCGACTGATCTTCCAGCAGTTCCTGCTGAACCAGATTTTTATCAAATGGCGGCTTTATGGCTAAAAGGTAAAAATCGATTGTAACGGCCTCTGATTTTAGGAGAACGTTTTCTTCATTTTGAAAATTTGCAATATGAAGATCTTCATTTTTGATGCTCTTTAAATTAAGATATTTTGTAAATTCAGATATGTCCAATATTTTTTTTTCCATGACAGTCTTGGATTAAGATAATGCAAAATTAGAAAATTGATTATTCATGTGAATGATACAGATCAAGGTAAAATGGATACATTTTACTGATTTAAATTTTCACCTTTTAAGATGAATTTCATCGAGAACAATGTTTCAGTAGAAAAAGCCGTTATTATTCTTTCCAAAAACGGCATTCAGGTAGATGAGAAGGTAGCTGAAATTATTTTGGAATTATTGTATTTAATATCAAAAAAATATGATAAACCAAAAGAGAAAAAAACTATATCCTTAACGGGATTTCGAACCATCGTTCAGCTTCGATTAAATCTCTGATAGCACCACTTTAAGACTGTTTATTTCAAACAGACTAAGAATTTCTTGTGAAAAAATCTAACCATAGAATGTTAGGTTGTATAGGCTTGAAAAATCCACACATTAGGGCATAAAAAAAGAGACAACTATTTGATAGTTGTCTCCTTAAGTGACCTCGACAGGACAAATTACAACATCATTTTTGGAAGATTTGAAGAAATTGGCTTACTACATGTAATGTCTGTCTTTCATTGGCTGTGTAAATTTGGTTTAGATGTCCTGTTGGGGATTGATGCAAAAATTATACAAACTCAATTGGTTCATCGCATTAAGCTAATATATAAATTTACAAAATTTATGGAGGATTTTAGAAGAATGTTTTAAGTTAAGGAAGGATTGTCTTTCTTTGGCTCTATGAATTACTTTATGCTATTTAGGTTTTGTGGCACAAATGTAATCCCTCTCAATTATGCTGCATAAGAAAAAATTGATAATGGAGATTGCCGTTCTTTTCTTTTCTCTACGTTGCTTGTAAAGTTGTTAGTTTGGTATATTTTAGAGATTGCCTGTGTAAAATTCCTATATTAGTAACTTTAAAGATCATCAAATGGAAATTAGAACTGATTTAGAACGTCTTTTATGGCATGAGACAGGACATCTATGTGTAGACCTTATAGAAATTGAATACAGTCCTGATTTTTTAGTTGATGACCTGTGGGCGAATTATCATGCAATTGCAATTTCCAAGCATAAATGGGAGGGAGGAGTAAGGATGCTTCCTTCGATCCAATATGATGTTTTGCTGCAGGATGATGATAAAACTTCATTTGCGCTGCTGGGGCTGATTTCAGGCTGTGTTTTTCAAACGTTGTATTTAAAAGAATTCCTAAAGGATGCTGATGTTGGCTTTGAGGATTGTTTTTGTATGCAGCAAAAGTGTGGTGGAAGGGGAGATATCATGTCCTTTCTGGGAATAACCTCCTTAATAAGGAGAAAGTATGGTTTAAACAGGGACTTCATACAGTTTATCGAAAGGGAGCTGCAGCATATTTATTACGATATTATTACCAAAAATCAAGAATTTTTAGGTGAGCTCCAGAGTTTGATAAGCAACTACACAGCAATCGTTTATGATGTATATGAACAGTCGGAGAATAAGGACAAGTTTCAATATTCCCTCAAAGGGAAATACCTCGATTCATTAAAAGAAGAGGTTTTTAAGCTAATGAAAGGGACAGGCTTCTACGATGCGGTTAAAGAACTTAAAGAATCCATTAAAGAGAAAATGACCGAAGTTCAAAAAAGAAGTACATCAAGCTAAATTAAAGAATAATAAATAAATACAATGGATAGAATAGAATTAGGAAATGATATCAATGAATGGCTGGAAGAATATTTGAAAACAGTCGAAGAGAAATTAGCATCGTTATCGAGGGCTGAGTTAATCAGCGAAATGAAAAACTTGGAATCTGCATACACGGACCAACAATTAGAAAAATTCCCTGATAAGGTAATGATTTCTTCCTTAAAGGCGAACTGCAAGCATGCTTCAGTTATTGATGCGTATGTAATATTGGATCAACTTCGAAATAATGCAAGTGATGCTGTTATTCTAAATTCTGTTTCAGGGATGATCCAAACAATTTCAAAAGCGAAAGTGGATGAAAAGACTAGAGAAATGAATGCAGAATTTATGGAAAAACTAAGGGAACATGAAGAGGAATAAAATTGCAGGAATGAAGTGATATGCCCAATACCAGCAATTTTAGCTAACAATTATAGTGTTTTGTATAACTGATTATACAGGGGGAAATTAAGCTTGCGCCAGTGTCATATTATCATTAAAATTTAGCAGATAAATCCTGCTTCTTGAATATAAAAGAAGACTGTGACGGTCTTCTTTTATAATATATTATGACAGATGTAATAGAACAGATAAAAAAATTATTGTAAAATTATTTTAGTTCTAGCTCTATTTTTTTCACCTTTTGGAAAAAAAAACACAAAACTGTTATAAGTATTATTAAAGAAATGATAGCTTGCTTTTAGGTCTTCTCCTTCTTTTGTGTTTAAAGAAATTACGCCATTTTCATGAAATTTCTTTTTAAACTTAAAGTCTTGAACAAAAGACCATTTAAATCCAAATTCATCTGGAAGTTGTAGTTCACCAAACTCTTCTAGGAATTTTTTTGAGTAAAATAAATCTCTCGTAGTCAATGTATTTACAAAACCATTTTTATTTACTGGATGGTTTAAAACAAGTAAAGCACATCTGTTTTTTGATTGTAGAACATAATTTCTAAATGAGGAATGTACAGATGCGCCAAATTTTTTACTTATTGCCATAACAGCTCCTAGTCCTAAACTTAACTTTTCGCACTCTTCTAGAAATCGATCATGTTGAAATAGTGTTAATGATGCGAAATAGTTAGCTTCTGCTTCAAATTGTTCATCATACTCTTCACTTAAAGTTTCATCGTTATCTAAAGCTAAGATGATTTCATTTTGCCATGACAAAACACCATGACCAATTTCATGTAATTTTACAAAATTCTTTTTGCCAAGATTTTTATCAAGCTCTGCATCAATGTATATAGTTTTCTCTTCTCGATAGAAAAAACCTTTTATTTTCGAAAGAGCATGCATTAGGGCTTTTTTGGAAGGATCAACTAGTTTTTCTTTGAATGAGTCAAAAAAAGAATCGTCAATATTCTGTAAGTCTATTTTGTTATCAAGCGCAAAATCGGAATATGATAAAATTTTGTCTACTGGTGTAGGGAAGATATCGAAAGATTTACTTTCTTTTAAAATATTATGTGATATTTTTTCAATTTCTTTACGAGTAAAATCATCTATCATATATTACTTTTACGTGATTTAATAAATTCTAAATATTTTAAAACATCATTTCTTTCTTCTTCCGTTAGGTCTTCTGCTCGAAAAGCTATTTTTTGAGCAAAGCTTAAATTAATTTCTTCTTGGTGGGCTTCTTTCTTATCTATCATTTTTGCATTTGAAAGAAGTGTTTTTAGGGACACTTTATATAAAGATGATAGTTTTGATAAGATATTAACTGATGGGTTTTTAATCTTATCATTTTCTAGCTGGCTAAGATAAGCATTAGAAATATCTGTCATTTCTTCTACTTGTCTCAATGTAAGCCCTACATTTTTTCTTGCATCTTTTAAAGATGCTCCTAGTGAACTCATCATTGTTTTTTTTGCAAATATACATTATTTGCTTAATATACCAAGCAAAATTCTAATCTAAATCTAAATTTATAAAAAATACTTGCTTGATATATTTAGATTTTTATATATTTGCAGAGTAAACTTTTAAAATTATTACTTAATAATTTTAGTTTTATCCATGGTAATGTGAAAATAAGGCAGGAACTAGAATTACGAATAAATAATGATAACAATTAAATAAAAAGAGCTGATAAAAGAAAAAACCCAGAACCGTTTGCACCGGCGCTGGGCTACATTACGAGGAAATAAAGTTTTGACGGACTTCTCATTGACAGGCTTATCACCTAGGTCAACCTCTTATCTCGTGGTTACAAAGTTAAACGTTTATTTAAACTGTACAAGTAATCCCGAAGATTTTGCACTGTAGTAAAATAAAACATACTCCTTTACTACAGAATCTATGGAGATTACTTTTTGTATTTTTTATTAATGTCGAAAGACTAAAACGTAAAGACTATGTCACAAGAATATAGATTAAACGATAAAAACTTTGAATCTCAAGATTCAAAAATCACTGGAATGCAAATCCTTCAAAGAGCCGGATTGGTTCCAGTAGAAGATTATGAACTTCTAATTAAGGTCAATGAAAATGGTTTTGAGCCTATTCAACTTTCAGAAATCATTGATTTAAGAGCACCTGGTTTGGAAGGCTTTTACTCCAGACCCTATGACAAATTAATCATCTATGTTGATGATGCCGCAGTGCAGGTTTCAGAATCATTTATGACACCGAACAAAATCCTTGCAGCTGCAGGAAAAGTAGTAAAAGACTTTTATCTAGTACAGCGTGAGGGGGAAATTGAAATTGGGTATAAAAACGATCGTGAGCATAAGGTAGCGATAAAAAACGGTGCAAGGTTTGTATCTTACGAAGTTGAAATCATCGATGTCCACGAGCATTGCCACAATGGACAACCTGTACCTCCAGACTGCAAGTACAGAATAAGCATCGATCGTGAGCCATATGTGGTTGACGATGCTTGTTTAACCGGTAGAGAGATATTGTTGCTAACTAATAAAACTCCTCCTGATAGATTTCAGCTGCGTCAGAAATTTAAAGATGGCAGCGTTGTGACCATTGCAAATGACCAGAAGGTTTGTTTTACAGATCCTGGAATTGAAAAATTTAAAACTATTCCACTGGATCAAACCGAAGGCGAGCCAAGAAAGTTGCGTTTTGAATTTGATCTGCTTGACGAAGATCAGGCATTTCTTTCTGGTCTGAAATTACCTTTTGAAACGGCTAAATTAGGACAGGAAAACTGGGTGTTAATTCATAATTATCCAATTCCGGAAGGTTATAATGTAGCCACTGCATCTATGGGAATCAGGATGGTCGGCGGATATCCAACGGCAGGTCTTGATATGGTTTATTTTTTTCCTGCTTTAAGCAGGGTAGATGGCAAGCCAATTGGTGCGCTGACACCGCATGCATTGGACGGAAAGTCTTATCAGCAGTGGTCAAGACATCGTACCCCTGCAAATCCATGGAGGCCGCAAGTTGATAATTTGAGCACCCATGTTCCTCTGGCGGATTTTTGGCTGGAAAATGAATTCATAAAAAGACCAGGTCATGCTATATCAGCTTAGAATTGCTGGTGAGCATTATAAAAGCCTACAGCAACATCTTTTTCCCGGAGACGGGAAAGAGGCTGTTGCGGTAGCTTTATGTGGAAGGTATGAAAGAGATGGTGTATCCATTCTGCTCACTCATCAGATAGAACTCATACCTTATGATGAATGTGAACGTGAACCTGAATTTGTACATTGGAGAACCCAAAGGATTATTCCCTTTTTAGAACGTGCGGAAAAAGAGAATCTAGCTATTTTGAAGATTCACAGCCATCCTGGCGGTTATATGCAGTTTTCTGATACCGATGATCAGTCCGATGGTGAGTTGTTTCAATCCGTTTTTGGCTGGTGCGATCATGATGGCGTGCATGGATCAGCAGTTATGGTGCCTGATGGTCAGGTTTTTGGCAGGGTTTTTACTCCAGCGATGGCAACTTTCGCATTTGATAAGATTTCAGTTGCTGGAGATTCGATCCGCATTTTTGACAACAGTACAGTAGAACTGGATGATTTTTCGATACGCACAAGACAGGCATTTGGTGAGGCTACCTACAATCAACTGAAAAAAATGAAAGTTGGTATTGTTGGATGTTCTGGAACTGGGAGCCCTACAATTGAACAGTTGGTTCGCTTAGGAGTGGGGACTATTGTTATTGTTGATCCTGATACCGTCGAAAGGAAGAATCTTAACAGGATTTTAAATACCACCAAGCAGGATGCAGACGCTTCTAGGTTTAAAACAGAAGTGCTAGCTGAGACTATTCACAGAATGGATTTGGGTACTAAAGTTGTTACCTATAGTGTTAATCTCTACGAGAGTCGCGAAGCATTGGACGAGCTCATTACGAGTGATGTTATTTTTGGATGTGTAGACAGTGTAGATGGCAGACATTTAATAGCGCAGCTGACCAATTTTTATTTGATACCTTTCTTTGATCTAGGAGTACGTCTTGACGCTGACGGAAAAGGAGGTATAAAAGGAATAACAGCAAGTGTTCATTTTATTAAACCTGGATGTTCGACATTATTTAGCCGTAGATTGTATACACAGGAGAGGCTGTATAGCGAAAATTTAAAGCGCCAGAATCCGACGGATTTTGAAGATCAACTAAAGCAAGGTTATGTCCATAATGCAAATGTTGACCGTCCTGCAGTAATTAGTATCAACATGCAAATAAGTGCCATGGCTGTGAATGAATTACTGAATCGCCTGCATTTATTTAAGGATGATGATCCGGAAAATTATGCTAAAATAACGATGGATTATACTGGTGGCTGTATTATTAATGAAGCTGAAAGTAATTTTGAACAAGATGTTGCTGCTCAAAAGTGGGTCGGTAGAGGAGATTACAAGCCTTTTTTAAGATTAACCGGATTGTGATGAAAAAAATCATAATGTTTTTGAGATGCATCTTTGCAACATTTAGTTCCTATTGGGTGCATATATGCAATATTACAAATTTTGTAGATGCTGCAAAATTTAAAATCCAATTTGCTGATGATACTCCAGATGAAATTGTAGAAGGTATTATTTTTATAGTTCAAGATGGTAATTTGCCTGAATCTTTAGCTTTTCAGTGTCCGTGTGGATGCAAAGCTAAAATAATTTTGAATTTGTTGCCAGATGCAAGCCCTAAATGGAGCTATATTATTGATAAAAAAGGTTTAATTGATATTTATCCATCAATTTGGAGAAAAATTGGATGTAAAAGCCATTTTTTTGTGAGGAAAAGTGATGTCAATTGGGTATAATTTAAAAAGTCGCTGTTTTATAACAGTGGCTTTTTCTTTTAATTTATTGTGGGCAGGTATTGTTTTGTGGAGATTTAATTTTAATCATTTGTCTTTTTCTTATTCGTATTTTTCTCTAAATAATGTTGCATATGCATATTAGCCAGCTTTCTAAGAAAATATAATATTTCTTCTGCCTGCTCAACTGTAACACTCATTCCTTCCTTTTTAAGCATTTTCTGTGCTTTTTCTGGAGATATTTTTCCCTTGTTTTGCTCATCTCTATAATTCATAATTTAGTTTTTTAGTGTTAAATTATTCTTAATATAAAGATAAGTTAAATGTTTTTGTACTTGTAAATCAGTATGTTAAGTTTGGTTTAAATCCTGACTAGTCACCTCTACAGGATGTCTAAACCGTCAATTTAAGTGAGGTAAAACGTGTTAAAATGTAATAAAAAGCATAAAAAAAACGCTAAAACATACGTTTTAACGTTTTTTTAGTAGTGACGGGGACAGGACAAATTACAACATCATTTTTGGATGATTTGAAGAGATTGGCTTACTATATGTAGTGTCTGTCTTCCATTGGCTATGTAAATTTGGTTTAGATGTCCTGTTGGGGATTGATGTAAAAATCTGTTTAATTCCAAAATAATTCGTAGATAAATATTCTAAGATAATTGTTTATTTAAAAATAGACACATGGAAAATTTATAGCAAAAAGAAATCAAGTATAATTGGGCAAAAAAACAAATGGTTACAATTATCTCAGTAGACTTAATTTAAGAGAAAAGGCAATTAGTGATTCTTTGTCAGTTGATAAAATTCCTAACTTCGTTTTTATTATAATTGCAAAACCAAAATTTGTAAAAAAACTGACTGTAATAATGACTTCGAAATTTATTTTATTTTTTATTTTAACATTAACAACTTGTTTTAGCCAAAATATTACGGATCCTTTGCCAACCGCTGAAAAAGAACTTAATGAATGCATTAAAGCCAATAGCAAGGAAGAGTTAAATTGCAGAAAAGAATACTATCATGAACTTCAGTTCTGGGAAACAGAAGTTTTTAATGCTGTTTTAGAAATTGTTTATGGAAATAGAACTGAAGAAGAAAGAGCAGCATTTGAAAAAAAACAAGCGGAATGGAAAGAGACAACATATTATTATTTTGCAAAGACCATGAAGGAGTTTCAAGTGAAGCATCCTGGTAAATTTGTGTGGGATAATGATTCTGCTTTAAAACTCGATGCCAGAATCTTTTATCAAAAAAATGCCAAATATTATACAGATAGGATTTCTTATTTATTAAGTTTAGTAAAAAAGAAATAAAGGTTGTCAGACAAAATTTACTAATTTTAAAAAATAAAAAGGTTGTTAATTACAAATAGCTATTCATCAAAAAAGAGTAAAAAACAGAGAATTTATTTTACTGTATTCTCATTTATTTTGCCTTTTTTCCATACAATCTTGGCTCAAGATGCAAATAAATACACATTAATTCCTGATATTAATTTTGAAAAAGCTTTAAGGGATTCTGGTTATGATGATGGTGTACCAGACGGAAAAGTTCTTACTGCTGATATTGCAAAAGTAACGGAACTTCATCTTAGAAATCGTGATATAAAAGATTTAACCGGTATAAATGATTTTGTTTCATTAAAGAAACTAATTTGTTTAGAAAATAAGCTAACCAAGTTGGATTTATCTGATAATTTGGCATTAACCACTTTGAATTGTGAAGAAAACAAATTAACCATATTGAATATTAGCAGAAATGAAGCTCTGATATCTTTGAATTGTTCAAATAACAGGATAACTGCATTAGATTTAAAGCAAAGTGTGAAATTGACATCTTTAAGTTGTGAGAGAAATCAATTAGATGAACTAGATGTTTCTAAAAATATAAGTTTGCGTGAATTGCGATGCGGAAAAAATAAATTAATTTCCTTAGATATAAGCAGAAATATAGTTTTAGCTAATTTTTACTGCAATACCAATCAGTTAAAGACATTAGATTTATCACATAATATTAATTTGATGTCATTCGGATGTTCTGAAAATCAAATAACAGATATAGATCTTTCGGCAAATCTTTATTTGTCGAATTTTTCTTGTAGTAATAATCCATTGAACAAGTTAGATCTAACACATAATATTTATTTGAGTTATTTAGTTTGTATGAATACGCCATTGACCAACTTGGATTTAAGCAAAAATATTGCTTTGAATAAAGCGTATTTAGACGAAAATAAACTGAACTCTCTTGATGTCTCAAAAAATATAAATTTAACGTACTTGAGCTGCTATAAAAATCAGCTGCTTAAATTAAATGTATCCAACGCTCCATTAAACGAATTGGTTTGTTATAGCAACAAGTTGGTTGCCCTTGATGTAAGCCAAAATCCATTATTGCTCAGTTTGACTTGTTCAAACAATCAGTTGGTTAGTTTGGATATTTCGCAAAACCCGAAAATATATGCGCTCTATTGCAACTCAAATTCACTTACGAGTTTGAATATTAGTAATGGAAACAATCAAAACCTGAATTTTCATGCCTATTTTAATCCCAACCTTAAATGTATTCAAACGGACAAAAATATAGTTCCTCATTTTAACTGGCGGAAAGATGGAATCGCTAATTATAGCTCAAATTGTAAATAAATAACTTATTAAGTAAGAAATTTACGAATTTTTTAGTTTTTGAATTAACACTTTGTCACAATAAATATATTATGAAAATTAAAAATATAGTAATACTAATTTTAATATTGCCTTTTTTTTCTTTTAAGTCATTTGCAAATAAGAGAGAAGGAAAAATAACGGCTGACCTTTCTCCAATTAAAAATTATTTTGATCATGTCGTAATAAAAATGACAGGCTATGCAGAATTTGGAGATTCTGTCGAGACAATTGATACCATAAAGGCTATAGGAGGGAAATTTGAGTATCATTTTTCTGTACCGGAAACAAGAATGACAACTATTGTGCTGTTAAAAAATAATGAAGAAATAACTGATCTTGCAGTCAAAGACGCAGCGCTTTCTGAGGAGTATGGCTATGATGGAGAGTTTTTAGTTGGAAACGAGGATATAAAACTCAGTTGTACCTATCCCGAGTGGCTTGGAATGCCTTATGTTCAAGTTTCCTCTATAGGTTTAAAAGAGCACAAGTTGTACAGTTGGTTGAATACACATGATTTAAATTATCACTATGTAAATAAAGATTTTATTAAAAAACATCCTGATAGTTACAGTGTATTGCAGGCCGTTTATTTTCAAAGAGGAAGTTTGCAAACGGATGATATCGCTAGCATGATCGAATTGTTTTCTGATGAATTGAAAAATTCTGGAAGTTATGCTGCCATAAAAAAATACCTAAGTAAAATAAAAATGCTGCAAAAAGGTGAATTTGCAACAAGCTTTAATTGGTTTGATGTGAATGGGGTTGCATATGATTTTAAATCGGTTTTAAATGGCAAAAAATACGTGCTAGTTGTTTTCTGGTCAAGTGATTGCGAGTCGTGCAGGTATGAGATCAAATTTGCAAAAAATATAGAACAGCGATATGGAGATAAAGTCAGCATCGTTTATTTAAGTATTGACACTGATTTTCAAAAATGGAAACAA from Flavobacterium sp. KACC 22763 includes these protein-coding regions:
- a CDS encoding TlpA family protein disulfide reductase, with product MKIKNIVILILILPFFSFKSFANKREGKITADLSPIKNYFDHVVIKMTGYAEFGDSVETIDTIKAIGGKFEYHFSVPETRMTTIVLLKNNEEITDLAVKDAALSEEYGYDGEFLVGNEDIKLSCTYPEWLGMPYVQVSSIGLKEHKLYSWLNTHDLNYHYVNKDFIKKHPDSYSVLQAVYFQRGSLQTDDIASMIELFSDELKNSGSYAAIKKYLSKIKMLQKGEFATSFNWFDVNGVAYDFKSVLNGKKYVLVVFWSSDCESCRYEIKFAKNIEQRYGDKVSIVYLSIDTDFQKWKQAVEEEKMTWYNLSGLPNSKKTVAENYYTDYAPEFLLLDTEGKSLIPNSCHLFFEIDSFFKNELNLSK
- a CDS encoding ImmA/IrrE family metallo-endopeptidase; translated protein: MIDDFTRKEIEKISHNILKESKSFDIFPTPVDKILSYSDFALDNKIDLQNIDDSFFDSFKEKLVDPSKKALMHALSKIKGFFYREEKTIYIDAELDKNLGKKNFVKLHEIGHGVLSWQNEIILALDNDETLSEEYDEQFEAEANYFASLTLFQHDRFLEECEKLSLGLGAVMAISKKFGASVHSSFRNYVLQSKNRCALLVLNHPVNKNGFVNTLTTRDLFYSKKFLEEFGELQLPDEFGFKWSFVQDFKFKKKFHENGVISLNTKEGEDLKASYHFFNNTYNSFVFFFPKGEKNRARTKIILQ
- a CDS encoding helix-turn-helix domain-containing protein — its product is MEKKILDISEFTKYLNLKSIKNEDLHIANFQNEENVLLKSEAVTIDFYLLAIKPPFDKNLVQQELLEDQSNSYMYVDCPHNSIGWDIAPPSSGYAIMVSGKYLSKMAKNYNFTHYDSHHEALFLTKEEEALLWDLYKKAYNEFSKQYYSKDIIISYITLILTYTQAFYDRQFDTRSKIYHKVISDFNNHLEDFFNQEDSIAGLPSVAYFAQKSNLSPNYFGDLIKHFTGSSPSEHIQDFVVRLAKDKLSNTNLSVSEISYSLGFDYPNYFARFFRKKTGLSPKVFRNQ
- a CDS encoding multiubiquitin domain-containing protein, translated to MSQEYRLNDKNFESQDSKITGMQILQRAGLVPVEDYELLIKVNENGFEPIQLSEIIDLRAPGLEGFYSRPYDKLIIYVDDAAVQVSESFMTPNKILAAAGKVVKDFYLVQREGEIEIGYKNDREHKVAIKNGARFVSYEVEIIDVHEHCHNGQPVPPDCKYRISIDREPYVVDDACLTGREILLLTNKTPPDRFQLRQKFKDGSVVTIANDQKVCFTDPGIEKFKTIPLDQTEGEPRKLRFEFDLLDEDQAFLSGLKLPFETAKLGQENWVLIHNYPIPEGYNVATASMGIRMVGGYPTAGLDMVYFFPALSRVDGKPIGALTPHALDGKSYQQWSRHRTPANPWRPQVDNLSTHVPLADFWLENEFIKRPGHAISA
- a CDS encoding PTS sugar transporter subunit IIBC encodes the protein MNFIENNVSVEKAVIILSKNGIQVDEKVAEIILELLYLISKKYDKPKEKKTISLTGFRTIVQLRLNL
- a CDS encoding alpha/beta hydrolase, giving the protein MSQKKVSFKNSNNGNISMSAVINFPEGFNETKKHTAIVVSHPGGGVKEQTSGLYAKKLSEMGFLTIAYDASYQGESTGEPRQLENPYIRTEDVSAVIDYLTTLPYVDQQNIGAMGICAGAGYTANAAINDHRIKAVGMVSAVNIGSMFRNGWENNVKDADALPYLIAGSNARTNDASGAAIATMPLAPMKEEDAPNAELRGAWEYYHTPRCQYPTAPGFATARSLSQIISYDAYNKAEAFFTQPLLAVVGSNAGSAWMSDDLLHRAASADKTKYIVKGADHMDLYDKQSYVNEAALELSAFFKKNLI
- a CDS encoding ThiF family adenylyltransferase gives rise to the protein MLYQLRIAGEHYKSLQQHLFPGDGKEAVAVALCGRYERDGVSILLTHQIELIPYDECEREPEFVHWRTQRIIPFLERAEKENLAILKIHSHPGGYMQFSDTDDQSDGELFQSVFGWCDHDGVHGSAVMVPDGQVFGRVFTPAMATFAFDKISVAGDSIRIFDNSTVELDDFSIRTRQAFGEATYNQLKKMKVGIVGCSGTGSPTIEQLVRLGVGTIVIVDPDTVERKNLNRILNTTKQDADASRFKTEVLAETIHRMDLGTKVVTYSVNLYESREALDELITSDVIFGCVDSVDGRHLIAQLTNFYLIPFFDLGVRLDADGKGGIKGITASVHFIKPGCSTLFSRRLYTQERLYSENLKRQNPTDFEDQLKQGYVHNANVDRPAVISINMQISAMAVNELLNRLHLFKDDDPENYAKITMDYTGGCIINEAESNFEQDVAAQKWVGRGDYKPFLRLTGL
- a CDS encoding helix-turn-helix domain-containing protein, translated to MSSLGASLKDARKNVGLTLRQVEEMTDISNAYLSQLENDKIKNPSVNILSKLSSLYKVSLKTLLSNAKMIDKKEAHQEEINLSFAQKIAFRAEDLTEEERNDVLKYLEFIKSRKSNI
- a CDS encoding DUF6527 family protein produces the protein MKKIIMFLRCIFATFSSYWVHICNITNFVDAAKFKIQFADDTPDEIVEGIIFIVQDGNLPESLAFQCPCGCKAKIILNLLPDASPKWSYIIDKKGLIDIYPSIWRKIGCKSHFFVRKSDVNWV